The Castor canadensis chromosome 12, mCasCan1.hap1v2, whole genome shotgun sequence genome contains the following window.
tagttagtttttgcaTGGTCTAtcgttttctttttattttcaagcttattatattgggaggatcatagttcaaagtcagtgtaggaaaaagttagcaagacccatctcaaccaataaagctaggcatgatggtgcacatctgtcatcccagctgcacagaaACAACTGTGGTCCAGCCCAGCGtgggcaaaaaggactgggagacTGGGCGCCActagctcatgcctgtagtcctagctacttgagcggcaaagatcaggaggatcgtggtttgaagtcagtccaagcaaatagttctcgggactcccccccccaccccctctggaAGACACCCACTACAGAACAGGGCTGCGTAGTAacacaccttcctagcaagcgtgaggccctgagttcaaaccccagtaccaacaaaaaaaaaaaagttttcaaaccTTCAACACAAAGGTACAGCAAAATTTTCACCCAACAGtttaatatagatttttttcttcttttcttactcatttgaatgtgttttttttcgcagcactggggtttgaactcagggcctcatgctccctaggcaggcgctttacgaCTTAAGCCACTGTCAGCCCTTTGAATGtgtttttacaaaagaaaataactatacCTTCACCATTTCtaaattcatgataaaaattataaagtagtGCTCTTTATATTGATATAAAATAACAATGTATACAACAAAAAAAGGTGAATTAACATATATCCTCTCTGGAGATGGTAAAAGTATGTGATAAGTAATTTAAACGTAACTTTTGAGGACAAGGAAACCAGGTTTTAGGACATTGTTACTTACTATGCAAACTGTCATCAACATCGATGTTTTCAGACATTATGGAATTATTTGTGCTGTAGCTCAGACCGAGGACCATCTGAAGGTCCGAGAGGTTCAGTCGTGCTGTTAGTTCACCGCTTTTATCCCCGACCTACAACCACAAGTGTTTGTATTTTAAAGGATACTATTTAAAGATAAAGATTTGTTGAAAATAGTTACCCCCAAACTGgaagaaaatcagagaaatgaaaatagttaCATTAGAATTATGAAactatgaatgaataaaatggattATCTCATTAATAgttttttggggattttttggactgggagcatggctcaagtggtagagtgcttgaggcctgagttcaagcctactAACTcaaataaagttgttttttttttttttaagaacagaaaaaatgGCAAGTTTCTAAAATATCACATAAGGACAAGTAATTCTATTCAGTAAATTCTTTAGTTCTCTAAATATTAGAGTGCCATTCTATTTATTCTCCAGAATTCTTAGAAATCATGTGCCATTCCCCATGCCTGGCCTTCCCTTCCTGTTTTCCTACATCAAGGCAACACAAGCATACCTCTGATCTTCATCTCAAAATGCTTTGTGGGCGTCAAGGGAACAATATATTTACTATCCAGCCAAATGGAGCAATTCGGAGAAATGAGAGGCTTCTCTCCCTCTGTCAGTGATTTATAAAttacaatgactttttttttctgtttcataccTCTCTTGAAATTTCcaggtgcttttcagcaaaatgcATTGCTTGGTCGTGATTTCCTAGGGCCGTGTATGCATTTCCCAAGCTCCAACATGCTCTTCCTTCACCAATTCTAAAACACAGTTCAAAGTTATATGCAGTTATCTGAAAAGTGGTCTGTGCAGAGAATAAAATGCTAGCAGTAGTTAAAGATATAAACCATGCTTTGGATTTATTTGATCCTTCATAAAAAGTACTTACTATGATACTAGAGAAGGAATCTAAGAATACTCAGAAAATACTAAAGTCAGAGTAAATACTGAAATATGTAAagcattctttttaaatatgcattgcattataaaataataaaatctcagGGATAGGCTTTTTATTCTGACTACCCCATATCTTTCTACAATAACCTTACCAGATAAccattcagtgtgtgtgtgaacaccAAGAAGAGAGAACTCCACTTCATTTTGTACACTGGTACTGAATAATTCTTTCTCATACTGAGGTAAAAATCTACCTTCCAAAGTACAGTCACAGACTACATGCCAGCATAGATATTATTGTCATACAGTAAAACAAAAGAGAGTGAATGAATTAGTCACCAACACTTAAAAAATCAGAAGATTTCATGTATGACACAAGATTTCTAGCTTctcttggaaaaacaaaaagtggGAGGATCTGTATATAACAGACCCTCACTCTTGCCTGGCAACTATTGGCCAAGTAGCCACAACCTCTTGATACTGGGCACTATCTCTAGGTCACCACAATTCCCACAATGACTAAGCAGAAGGACTGGTGAGAAGGCAGCTGAGTTTGTGACTTGATCCAGGCTCAAAGGCACATCAAACCACATCAATTAGTCCTTTACCTCAGTCTGGCCCTTCAAACAATATGCAGAGCATACTAATCAAACTTTTTTTAGGGAATCTCCCTAAAAAGGAAACATGGAAAAGAACCAAAGGAACGATTCCAGGGATAAATACTGCATCCATATTTTAGCCTCACTAGAGGAAAGGGATGCATAACTTACCTGTCTTTCAGCTCCTGTGCAATTGCTAGGTGCTTCAGATGATAATCAATGGCCTTTTCGTAGTCTTGCAGTAAAGTGTATGTGTTTCCAAGGCTGTAACAAGACTGCGCCTCCACAGCTCTGTCTTTAAGCTGTCGAGCCAGGAGTAATGTCTTCCTAAAAGTGGAAATTAATTCTCACATAATGAGCCTTTTTAGTTTTGGCTATAAAATAAAAGGcacaaaataaaactgatttttccTCTCTGCTGCTTTCTGCTGTCTTTCAGGTAAATCTGTTAGAGAGTCTAGTATCTCATACTTTTcccattatttttaaacaaactgaaaagatgTTCTGAAATGCAAAAAGCAAATGCAGACTTTCAGAATAAATCTAAATCTTCATTCGCCAAAGAAAGGAATATTGAAACATGAGGTCAAGAACCTCTAAAAATTGACAGTAttttttagcatttaaaaaaatctttcccttCACACTGGCAATATCTTAAACTTTTGTTCACATAATGTCTATCTTCTATCAGACTGCTTGCTGcctttacattttattaaaatttaaaatatctaggTAAAATTCTTAAGGGCAGCCCATTAGTCACAGATTCATGTAAAAGACTGGGTATTTCATTTAAATGTTACCCAGATTCTACCTAACACATGGTACTGTTAACAAGAAGCTGGTGTAATGGGTAAGAGCATGGGTGCTGGAGCATCATGTCTGGGCTCCACTCTCACCTTTGCCAGCTGTGTGAGCTGAGGAAGTCATCCAGCTGCTTTGTGTACCAGCCTGTCAGACAGAGAGCTTTACATGAAGGTAAGTGATGAGAATAGCACCTTATGTAGAGCAGATGCTATGTAAATATTAATGCTATTTCATCAGTGCTTAAACCTACAGATGACTTTGAACCCAACAGTTTAAATGACTCTTTTCCATAATTTCTGCCAAATAATATAATTACTTCTTATCACTTATAACTACATAAAAAGTTATGACATGGTAATATGACAAGAAAACAAATCTGAAATGAGACATTCAATGAGGTATGGCTTTTGCATTTATTCTAATGTTCCTGTCCTCCCAAACACTGTTGAGACCTTCAGAGCTGCTTCAGATCCTGCAGCACACCGGTATTCTTTCTACAGATGATCTGCAGATAGTCAGAAATCCTTCTTGAAACAAATTCAATTACTAATGTAGGTTTGCTAAACTACTGCCTTGTATCATGAAAACATGAATCTATAATGTCATGACAGTCTTCTTGTGTGGGACTGAAAACAGTTTCAAAGGTTGAGTTCCAAAAGTAGTTCTAATGTTTTTAGAATATCTGTGAATCTTTGAGTTCTAGCTTGCCTGTTAGGGGAAAATAATGTCATGAGTACTTCATACTCATGTTTCTTTAGCCAAACAGCTACCGTCCACTTTATGATAGAACATTTCAGTATTTCACACAGGGACATCATTTAATAATTAAGAATTCTCTATATCCTTTGgctttaaaatacatgaaacttAAAATCAAAATGTATATTATACTCCTCACATAGTGACATATTTTATTTGGGAAGATATTTCATATCTAATCAACCAACAAATACTAACCACTAGTCATATTTAAAGCAAGGAAGGATGCCATTCAATTTTTTAGATAGAACAAAACAATTTTACCATATTTTTACATGACTGACTATCCAGAATGCTCTCTCTCACATTGAAGTCTTTAAACTACAGTATAATTCAACCCCTATGTCTTTGACTCAGTGTGAATGGGCCTTCAAACCCCACTAAGTAGAGAACACTCCAAACAGTCTAGAAGGCACAGACCAGGCAACTTGAGCCTGTTTAAAGTTGACTACCATCTGTTTCAAGCTGACTGACTGACCAGAAAGAGTCTGCCACAGAAGAAGTAGGGGCTGCCAACCGCTCAGGTAGAGGGATGGGGCCAGAGCTTAGTGAGAGCCACAGTTGGGCAGAAGGAAGGTGGAAGGAAGGTGAGATGGTGGAGAAAATATTCAGAGATCACTGGTGGAGACTTGAGCCTATTTTTGTTACCAAGCTTCTCTTCCAACCCATAATTGGGTAAAATGAGGCATGTATGCATGCATACCACACGTTAAACAGgtttaaaagactttaaaagtttAGAATTTCATGTAAAAACAactgattttaaatataaaaactaataaaagggTCTTGCTGCTATTAAGTCTTAGGAACCAAGGAAGAGAGTGAtgctacatgcctgtaatcctagcactaggagcctgaggcaggagagtcaccAATTCCAGGACAGTCACATCACCAGACCCTGCCCCAAAACCACAATAACTTAGATGTaataatatttactgagcactgttTGCCAGGCATCATGCTAAGTGCTCgtcattcattctttcacttaGTCCTCACAGTAATGTCAGAATCAAGGTATTAATGCCTTCTATTACAGATAGCCCAGGTCCTACTGTTAGTATACAGCCAAAAAAAAGCAGGTTTCAAATCCAAAGCCTGTGATTTAATGGGATTGCATGACTACTTATTTCACATTTATCTACAGAAGTATGGACTCACTTGTAGTACTCAGAGGCAGTTTCAAATTCTCCAAGAAATACATAAGCGTTTCCAAGGTTGCTGTATGCTCTTCTTTCAGCCGCTTTATCTCCAAATTCTTTTGCAATGAGAAGGCGCTGAAACAGAATTATTTTCATTAGGATCGCTGTGATGAAACTGATGGAAGAATCGCGCTGGCTCCAGGCCCTGCGCTGGTACCTGCTCGTGAGCTATGACAGCGTCCCGGAAGTGGCCGAGGAGGTAATGGGTATTGCCCAGATTTCCAAAGGCTCGTCCTTGGGCTGCTCGGTCGCCCAGAGCCGTCACTAAGGATAGGTTTTCTCTAAGGGACAGCAAAAGTGAAGGAAGTAAGGTTAGAGAAATGCTCTCATTGATTTGGTTTATacatctattctttcttttttcaccaATGAGTATTAAACCCAGGACACTTCATgtctgctaggcaagtactctactactgggCTGTAACCTCAGCCCTACATCTAATTCtttttatcagaaaaacaaataagcttTAGCCATAATGTGCATCACTTTTAAGATTCCTCTATGATGGAGGAAAATTATAGGAACTAGCTGGGAATGCTTTATTGACCCATTCAGTTAGGTTTCTGTCCAGAGTCAAAGACAGTTAATCTTAGAACTTGTATAGCCAAGAAGCTAAGAAGGCCTATAAAATTCTATTTACAAAGGCAAAACttatgggctggtagagtggctcaagtggtagagcacctgcctaggaagtgtgaggccctgagttcaaaccccagtactgccaaaaaaaaaaaagatgaaacttaCTCCTAACACATTGGACTAAACATTGGTATTTCTTGTTTTTGCCACTAAGAGGCACTGGTTTGCTGCTTAAATGAAAACTATATATTGCTACCATGAAACACTAATATGTAAGCCATAACTGATGTGATTTGTTAGTCCATACAgctagggtttttgttgttttgttttgttttattttattctggtaGTACTGGcaagtgaactcagggcctcgggtATCATTTGAGCCCATACACCCAGTCCTTGTTAGTCCAAAATTTCAAAACCTTTGCCAAACTAAACACTTACTACTGGGTAGAGAAAGAACAGTAGGCCCATGGCTTAGCTGGACCCACACGCCAGCATCAGTCTTACTCACTCATAAAAATCCACAGCTGCCTGCAGAGCATTTCTCACTTCTTCTGGAAATTCTCCATCCTGGGGCCCAAGGTAGCCAAAACTTTTCCCTTTGGCATGATACACATTTCCAAGATTGTAAAGTGCTCTTGCTTCTCCCACCTAGACAGAAATATCAGCAAAGATGTTTCTACTGCTTATCCCAGATATTCATACTATCCTTCCCATTAtcatcaagagaaagaaatttcttcaGTAGTTTTTGATAGAGAACCAAATGATTACTTATGAAAGAGGACCTCTTACATTTACTTCTTTTGTCTacttcaaattttttattatgttttctcttttctatttgtctttgtacattttctttttttaaaccacaGAATAAGTATGTTAAAACACAACGCAGTCTCAATGAAACCATTTGGCATTAGTCTGCTAGCTCATGTTTATTTATTACCTTGTCATTAAGTCCTCTAGAAATATCCAGGTGTCGCTGACAGCAAACTATAGCTTCATCAAAATTCCCCAGGACTTTTAAGGTGTTTCCCAGATTGCCACTAGCTTTGGCTTCCCCCAACTGGTCTCCAATAGTCCTAGGGAAAAGGTGAATGGTGTTAAAACTATAAATGGCATTAAAATATAAagccatttatattttatatatcctAGAGGACAAATGACATACTTAAGGTAAGACTCATTAGGCTTCAAACCCACTTACAAAAAGATTTGAAACTTAAAATCtctgaatttaattttcattcatttaatcaaaCACTAGGACATTTCACTGCTCTTCACTCAAAATTCTTTATTTAgctgattcattttttaaaacaacaatattGAATTATAGCTCATTAAATGTACTAggttagcttttaaaaattaaatagaaatatttttagagtAACAGTTAAGTTGGGGAGGAAGAATATTAAAAAGCTTAATTACCTTGCCAGAGTTAGATCATGATGGTGGTATTCTAATGCTTTTGCATAATCATGCAAATAGAAATAAGCATTACCCAGCTGGCTGTAAATAGCACTAAGTGTTTTTAGGTCTTCAGTTCCAACTTGAACTGCAGCTTCAAAAAATGACACACCAGCACGGCAGTCTCCTGATTTA
Protein-coding sequences here:
- the Gpsm2 gene encoding G-protein-signaling modulator 2 isoform X2 translates to MEENLMSMREDCSHVRYRMEASCLELALEGERLCKSGDCRAGVSFFEAAVQVGTEDLKTLSAIYSQLGNAYFYLHDYAKALEYHHHDLTLARTIGDQLGEAKASGNLGNTLKVLGNFDEAIVCCQRHLDISRGLNDKVGEARALYNLGNVYHAKGKSFGYLGPQDGEFPEEVRNALQAAVDFYEENLSLVTALGDRAAQGRAFGNLGNTHYLLGHFRDAVIAHEQRLLIAKEFGDKAAERRAYSNLGNAYVFLGEFETASEYYKKTLLLARQLKDRAVEAQSCYSLGNTYTLLQDYEKAIDYHLKHLAIAQELKDRIGEGRACWSLGNAYTALGNHDQAMHFAEKHLEISREVGDKSGELTARLNLSDLQMVLGLSYSTNNSIMSENIDVDDSLHSARTKLGRRHSMENMELMKLTPEKVQNWNSEILAKQKPLIAKPSAKLLFVNRLKGKKYKASSSTKVLQNTSNSNDHRVPGAQRKVSADTTGDEGFLDLLSRFQSNRMDDQRCCLQENTCHAASTATASTPPKMLKTPSVSVVSPNTDEFLDLLASSQSRRLDDQRASFSNLPGLRLTKNNSQSVLNHLVTNDNKEPDEDFFDILIKCQGSRLDDQRCAPPPAATEGATVPDEDFFSLILRSQAKRMDEQRVLLQRDQNRDTEFGLKDFLQSNAFLEFKNSGK
- the Gpsm2 gene encoding G-protein-signaling modulator 2 isoform X3, which gives rise to MEASCLELALEGERLCKSGDCRAGVSFFEAAVQVGTEDLKTLSAIYSQLGNAYFYLHDYAKALEYHHHDLTLARTIGDQLGEAKASGNLGNTLKVLGNFDEAIVCCQRHLDISRGLNDKVGEARALYNLGNVYHAKGKSFGYLGPQDGEFPEEVRNALQAAVDFYEENLSLVTALGDRAAQGRAFGNLGNTHYLLGHFRDAVIAHEQRLLIAKEFGDKAAERRAYSNLGNAYVFLGEFETASEYYKKTLLLARQLKDRAVEAQSCYSLGNTYTLLQDYEKAIDYHLKHLAIAQELKDRIGEGRACWSLGNAYTALGNHDQAMHFAEKHLEISREVGDKSGELTARLNLSDLQMVLGLSYSTNNSIMSENIDVDDSLHSARTKLGRRHSMENMELMKLTPEKVQNWNSEILAKQKPLIAKPSAKLLFVNRLKGKKYKASSSTKVLQNTSNSNDHRVPGAQRKVSADTTGDEGFLDLLSRFQSNRMDDQRCCLQENTCHAASTATASTPPKMLKTPSVSVVSPNTDEFLDLLASSQSRRLDDQRASFSNLPGLRLTKNNSQSVLNHLVTNDNKEPDEDFFDILIKCQGSRLDDQRCAPPPAATEGATVPDEDFFSLILRSQAKRMDEQRVLLQRDQNRDTEFGLKDFLQSNAFLEFKNSGK
- the Gpsm2 gene encoding G-protein-signaling modulator 2 isoform X1, translated to MKLCGIYFNGKLLSWTSSLSASGMEASCLELALEGERLCKSGDCRAGVSFFEAAVQVGTEDLKTLSAIYSQLGNAYFYLHDYAKALEYHHHDLTLARTIGDQLGEAKASGNLGNTLKVLGNFDEAIVCCQRHLDISRGLNDKVGEARALYNLGNVYHAKGKSFGYLGPQDGEFPEEVRNALQAAVDFYEENLSLVTALGDRAAQGRAFGNLGNTHYLLGHFRDAVIAHEQRLLIAKEFGDKAAERRAYSNLGNAYVFLGEFETASEYYKKTLLLARQLKDRAVEAQSCYSLGNTYTLLQDYEKAIDYHLKHLAIAQELKDRIGEGRACWSLGNAYTALGNHDQAMHFAEKHLEISREVGDKSGELTARLNLSDLQMVLGLSYSTNNSIMSENIDVDDSLHSARTKLGRRHSMENMELMKLTPEKVQNWNSEILAKQKPLIAKPSAKLLFVNRLKGKKYKASSSTKVLQNTSNSNDHRVPGAQRKVSADTTGDEGFLDLLSRFQSNRMDDQRCCLQENTCHAASTATASTPPKMLKTPSVSVVSPNTDEFLDLLASSQSRRLDDQRASFSNLPGLRLTKNNSQSVLNHLVTNDNKEPDEDFFDILIKCQGSRLDDQRCAPPPAATEGATVPDEDFFSLILRSQAKRMDEQRVLLQRDQNRDTEFGLKDFLQSNAFLEFKNSGK